The genomic region CATCTCCCGCCATATCGGCCCAGACCAGGCAGAACAGCAAGAAATGCTGCAAGCGCTGGGCTACGATTCCATCGACGCGCTGATCGCCGCCGCGGTGCCCTCCGGCATCCTGGCCGAGAAGCCGCTCGATCTGCCGGAGGCACTGACGGAGTATGAGGCTCAGGACCGCCTGCGCGAGCTCGCCGACAAGAACACGGTGCTGCGCGCGTTCTACGGCCAGGGCTTTTCTTCCACGCTGACCCCGCCGGTGATCCGCCGTGGCGTGGTGGAGGACGCTGGCTGGTACACCGCCTACACCCCGTACCAGGCAGAGATCTCGCAGGGCCGCCTCGAGGCGCTGCTGAACTTCCAGACGATGGTGCAAGACCTCACCGGGCTGGACGTCGCTAACGCGTCGCTGCTCGACGAGGCGTCCGCCGCCGCCGAGGCCGTCGGCCTGATGTCGCGCGTGGTGAAGAAGGGCCGCCGCGTCCTGCTGGATTCGCGCCTGCACCCGCAGGTGATCAAGGTGGCCTCCGAGCGCGCCCGCGCCATCGACCTGGAAGTCGAGGTAGTCAACCTGGCCGAGGGCGTCGTCGGCGAGGACCTGGTCGGCGCAGTGTTCGCCTACCCGGGCACCGAGGGCGACATCGTCGATCCGCGCCCGGTGATCGAGGCGATCCACGAGCGCGGCGGCCTGGTCGCCGTCGACGCGGACATCCTGGCGCTGACCCTTGTGGAGTCCCCCGGCGAGTTCGGCGCTGACATCGCCATCGGCACCACCCAGCGCTTCGGTGTGCCGCTGTTCTACGGTGGCCCGCACGCCGCTTACATGGCCGTGCGCCAAAAGCTGCAGCGCCAGATGCCGGGTCGCCTCGTCGGTGTGTCCAAGGACGCGGAGGGCTACCCCGCCTACCGCCTGGCCCTGCAGACGCGCGAGCAGCACATCCGCCGCGAGCGCGCCACCTCCAACATCTGCACCGCCCAGGCCCTTTTGGCCGTGACCGCCTCCATGTACGCGGTCTACCACGGCCCCGCCGGCCTGACCGAGATCGCGCGCGCGGTGCATCAGCGCGCCGCCGACTTCGCCGCCGGCCTCGAGGCAGCGGGCGTGAAGGTCAAGCACGCCGAGTTCTTCGACACGGTGGCGGTTGAGGTTGAGGGGGCACCGGAGGTCGTCGCAAAGCTGGCGCAAGCCGGCTACCTCGTGCGGGCCATCGACGACGCAACCGTCGGTGTCTCCTTCGGCGAGGACACCACCGACGCCGACGTGGAAGCGCTGCTGCGCGGTTTCGGCGCCGCCCCGGCCGAGGGCGAGTCCCGCATCCCTGCAGCACTTTCGCGCACCACCGAATTCCTCACCCACGAGACGTTCAACCGCATCCACTCCGAGACGCAGATGATGCGCTACATCCGCGAGCTCGGCGACAAGGACCTGGCACTCGACCGCACGATGATCCCGCTGGGCTCGTGCACCATGAAGCTCAACCCCACCGCCGGCCTCGAGGCCATCACATGGCCGGGCTTTGCCAACGTGCACCCCTACACCCCCGACGAGTACACCGCGGGCTGGCGCGAGCTTATCGACGAAATCCGCTCCTGGCTCGTGGAAATCACCGGTTACGCGGAGGTGTCCGTGCAGCCGAACTCCGGCGCGACCGGCGAGCTGGCGGGCCTGTTGGCCATCCGCGCCTACCACGTGGCCAACGGCGACGCCGAGCGCGACATCTGCCTCATCCCGGCCTCCGCCCACGGCACCAACGCGGCGTCCGCGACTTTGGCCAACCTGCGCGTGGTGGTTGTCGCCACCGCCGAAGACGGCTCCATCGACCTGGCGGACCTGGACGCCAAGCTGGACAAGCACCGCGATGCTGTGGCAGCGATCATGCTCACCTACCCCTCCACGCACGGCGTGTACGAGGAAGATGTGCGCGTGGTCTGCGACAAGGTGCACGCCGCAGGCGGCCAGGTCTACATCGACGGCGCGAACATGAACGCGCTGACCGGCATCGCCCGCCCGGGCGACTTCGGCGGCGACGTCAGCCACCTGAACCTGCACAAGACCTTCACCATCCCCCACGGCGGCGGCGGCCCGGGTGTGGGCCCGATCGGCGTTGCCTCGCACCTGATCCCGTTCTTGCCGGGGGATCCGACCGACGCGTCGGAGCAGCCTGAGGGCGGCGTGCCGGTCAGCGCCACGCTCTACGGCTCCGCTGGCGTGCTGCCGATCTCCTGGTCCTACATCGCCATGTCCGGCGCCGCCGGGTTGCGCAGCGCCACCGCGCACGCCGTGCTGGGCGCGAACTACATCGCGCGTGCGCTCAACGATTCCTTCCCGGTGCTCTACACCGGCAACGACGGCCTGGTCGGCCACGAGTGCATCCTGGACCTGCGCGAGCTAACCGACGCCTCCGGCGTGACCGCGGCGGATGTGGCCAAGCGCCTGATCGACTACGGCTTCCACGCCCCCACCCTCGCCTTCCCGGTCGCCGGCACCCTCATGGTGGAGCCGACCGAGTCCGAGGACTTGGCGGAGCTGGACCGCTTCATCGAGGCGATGCGCTCCATCCGCGCCGAGATCCAGGAGATCATCGACGGTGGCATCGAGTACGAAAAGTCCGTCGTCCACAACGCACCGTTTACGGCCGAGAGCGTCATCCGCAGCGAGTGGCCGTACGACTTCCCGCGTGAGAAGGCCGCCTACCCGGTGGATTCGCTGGCCAAGCACAAGTACTTCCCGCCGGTGCGGCGTATCGACGAAGCCTTCGGCGACCGCAACCTCCAGTGCGCCTGCCCGCCGCCGGAGGCTTTCGACATCACCCCCGACAACCAGTAAAGGAGCACCCCAATGCCACAGACCCCGCTGCACGCCACCCACGAAAAGCTTGGTGCGAGCTTCACCGATTTCGGCGGCTGGGAGATGCCGCTGAAGTACGGCAACGAGCTGGAGGAGCACCGCGCCGTGCGAGGCGACGTGGGCATCTTCGACCTGTCCCACATGGGCGAAATCACCGTCCAGGGCCCCGACGCCGCCGCGTTTTTGGACTACACGCTGATCTCCAACTTCACCGCGCTCAAAGACGGAAAGGCGAAGTACTCCATGATCGTCGCTGAGGACGGCGGCATCATCGACGACCTGATCACCTACCGCTTCAACGAGAACCACTTCATGGTCGTGCCCAACGCCGCGAACACCAACGCGGTGTGGGCGGCGTTTGAGGCGCGCAAGGGCGACTTCGAGGTGCAGCTCACCAACAATTCCGAGGCGTTCGCGCTGGTTGCGGTCCAGGGGCCGCGTGCGCTCGAGGTGCTCGAGCCGCTTCTCGACGGCGACGCGTCCGCCCTGTCCTACTACTCCGGCGTCTGGTCCTCACTGCGTTCGGACCAGACGGGAGACAACGACCAGACGGGCGAATCTGTCGAAACCTTCGTCGCCCGCACCGGCTACACCGGCGAGGACGGCTTCGAGCTGTTCTGCGCGCGGGAGGATGCCCACAAGGTGTGGGACGCAGTGATCGACCACGGCACCCCATGCGGCCTGGCGGCGCGCGACTCGCTGCGCCTGGAGGCCTCCATGCCGCTCTACGGCCACGAGCTGACCACCGAGATCACCCCGGTGGAGGCTGGCATGGGCCGCGCGTTTGCGAAGAAGGAGGCGGACTTCGTGGGCAAGGACGCTCTTGTCGGGCGCGAGCCAAGCGTGGTCATCGCCGGTTTGACCTCCGAGCAGCGCCGCGCCGCCCGTGAGGGCGCCGAGGTCTTCCTCGCAGGCTCGGACGACAAGATCGGCGTGGTCACCTCCGGCCAGCCGTCGCCGACACTGGGTTACCCAGTTGCGCTGGCGCACCTGGACCCCGACCACGCGGAGGTGGGCACGGATGTGGAAATCGACATCCGCGGACGCCGCTACCCGTTTACTATTGCATCGACCCCGTTTTACACCCGAAAGGACGCATAACCATGGCGCTGAAGCCGGACTTCTACTACTCCGAGGACCACGAGTGGATCAACGCCACCCCGGATAACGCCGAGGGCCAGACCGTGCGCGTGGGCATCACCCACGTCGCCGCTGACCGCCTGGGCGAGGTCGTCTTCGCGGAGCTTCCGCAGGTGGGCGACACCGTCACCGCGGGCGAGACCTGCGGCGAGATCGAGTCCACCAAGTCCGTCTCCGACCTGTACTCCCCGGTCACCGGCACGGTCACCGCAGTCAACGAGGACATCGACGGCGCGTACGAGGCCATCAACAACGACCCGTACGGCGAAGGTTGGCTCTTCGAGGTGGAGGTTGAACAGGTCGGCCCGCTGATGACCGCCAACGAGTACGGCGCCGCCAACGGCGTCTAGCCCGGGGACTAGGGTAAGGCGCATGACTGCGCCACGCGACCCGTTTTTCCCCGCCGACAGATCCATCCGAGCCTCAGCCGCGCCCATCGAGGTGCGCGAGCTGGGGCTCGTGGACTATCAAGAGGCGTGGGACCTCCAGGCGGACATCGCTTCTCGACGAGCCAAAGGCGAAGCCCCCGACACGGTGCTCGTCCTCGAGCACCCCTCCACCTTCACCGCCGGCAAGCGCACCCAGCCGGAAGACATGCCGGATCCTTCCTACCCGGTGCCCGTGGTGCCGGTGGACCGGGGCGGGCGCATCACCTGGCACGGCGAGGGCCAGCTGGTGGTCTACCCGATCATCAAACTCGCCGAGCCGGTGGATGTGGTCGACTACGTGCGCCGCTTAGAAGAGGCGCTCATCCAGGTCGTGCGAGACGCCGGGGTGACCACGGCGGGCCGGGTCGACGGCCGCTCCGGGGTCTGGGTGCCGCAAGAGACGAAGGCGGCGGACCCGAAGGCGTCGACAAGCGAACGCAAAATCGCGGCCCTAGGCATCCGCATCACCCGCGGAGTGACCATGCACGGGCTCAGCCTGAACTGCAACAACACTCTCGAACACTACGACCACATCGTCGCCTGCGGCATCGACGACGCCGATGTGACCACCCTGTCGCTCGAGCTCGGCCGCGACATCACACCTGCAGACATGGCGGCGCCCGTCGTGCACGAATTACAACGCGCCCTGGCCGGGGAGCTGGTGGTGGCGGACCACACATTCGCCACCCGACCGGACCCCTCGAAGGGTTTGACACGGAAGGTACGGTAAGTGACGTGACTGTAGCACCAGAAGGCCGCAAGCTTTTGCGCGTTGAGGCGCGCAACTCCGAAACCCCGATCGAGAAGAAGCCGCGGTGGATCCGCAACTCGGTCAAAACCGGTCCCGAATACGAGGACATGAAACAAAAGGTCAAGGGCGCCGGGCTGCACACCGTGTGCCAAGAGGCCGGCTGCCCCAACATCCACGAGTGCTGGGAATCGCGCGAGGCGACCTTCCTCATCGGCGGTTCCCGCTGCTCGCGCCGCTGCGACTTCTGCGACATCGCCTCCGGCAAGCCCGACCCGCTGGACCGCGACGAGCCGCGCCGCGTGGCTGAAGAGGTCCAAAGCCTCAACCTGAACTACTCCACCATCACCGGTGTGACCCGCGACGACCTGGACGACGAGGGCGCCTGGCTCTACGCAGAGGTCGTGCGCAAGATCCACGAGCTCAACCCGCACACGGGCGTAGAAAACCTCACCCCGGACTTCTCCGGCAAGCCCGACCTGCTGCAGGAAGTCTTCGAGGCGCGCCCCGAGGTCTTCGCGCACAACGTCGAGACCGTCCCGCGCATCTTCAAGCGCATCCGCCCGGCGTTCCGCTACGAGCGCTCCCTCGACGTGATCCGCCAGGCACGCGACTTCGGCTTGATCACCAAGTCCAACCTGATCCTGGGCATGGGCGAAACGCGCGAGGAAGTCCTCGAAGCGCTGAACGACCTGGTCGACGCAGGCTGCGACATCATCACCATCACCCAGTACCTGCGCCCCGGCCCGACCTACCACCCGATCGACCGCTGGGTGAAGCCGGAAGAGTTCATCGAATACCGCGACGCCGCCTACGAAATGGGCTTCGGCGCGGTCATGTCCGGCCCGCTGGTGCGCTCCTCCTACCGCGCCGGCAAGCTCTACGTCGAGGCGATGGCCCACCGCGGCCTGGAACTGCCGGAGAACCTGAAGCACCTTGCGGAGACGTCGCAAGGCGACACCGCCCAGGAAGCCTCCACCCTGCTGAAGAAGTACGGCGCCTCCGCCGACCACCCGGTGGTAACCCGCTAGGGTCTTTGGCCCGCGTCTTAGCTGTGGCATACAGTTATGTCCATGGCACAGACGCAGGACAAGGCAGCGGCCAAAGCCGCCAAGAAAGAACAGCGCGCCGCAAAACGCGCCAAGGGCAAAGCGACGCGCTCACAGCTCAAGCAAGCGTTTGACATCCAGCGCAAGCGCGACAAGGCGCTGATCCCCATCATGCTCGCCTGCGTGCTCGGCGGCGGGCTGCTTTTCTTCCTCCTCGGCCTGCTCATCGGCGCGAAGTGGTTCTGGCTGATCATGGGCCTGATCGCCGGCGCAGTGCTGGCGATGTTCATCTTCTCCCGCCGCCTGGAAAAGTCCATGTACGACGAGGTCGGCGACACCCCCGGCGCCGCCGGCTGGACGCTGGAGAACATGCGCAACACGATGGGCATCGTGTGGCTGACCCAAACCGGCGTGCAGGCCAACACCCACATGGACACCGTGCACCGCGTGGTGGGCAACCCCGGTGTTGTGCTCGTCGGCGAGGGCGACCCGAACCGCCTGAAGTCGCTGATGAGCAAGGAGCGCAAGCGCGTGGAGCGCCTGCTGGCCGGCGTGCCGGTCTACGAGGTCTACGCCGGTGAGAGCGAGGGCCAGGTGCGCACCCGCGACCTGCAGAAGCACCTGCTCAAGCTGCCGAAGAACTACCAGAAGAACGAGGTGTACAACCTCTCCGCGAAGCTGGAGGCCATGGACGCCCGCGGCCGCGGACCCCAGGCTGCCGGCCTGCCGGGCGGCCCGCTGCCGAAGCAGGCGCAGAACATGGCTGGCATGAACCGCAAGATGCGCCGCATGCAGGCGCGCAAGGGCGGAAAGTGATCGAGCACAACCCGCGCATGGACGCCGAAGCGAACACCTGTCTTCGCTTCGGCGTTTTGTTGTTGGCCGCGGGCGCATCCGGCTACCGGGTCATTCGCGCGGTGAAGCGCTGCGCGCGCTCGGTCGGCTTCGACAACGCTGACGTCATCGTCGGCTTCAACACGATCAGCTGCACGTTTCACCGCGGGGAGCAGTTCCGCACCGCCGTGTCGGACGTGCCACTGCCGGGCGTGAACGCCTCGCGCATCGAGGCGTTGGAGACCGCGGCGCACTCACTGCTGCAGAGCTACCGCACGCCCGAGGTGATCAGCGCCGCGCTGGACGAAATTGAGCGCATCCCTTCTCCCCGCTGGGGCGCTCGCCTCTCGACGTTGGCCGCAGGCCTCGCCTGCGCCGGGTTCGCCGTCCTGAACCAGTTCGGCTGGGCCACCGCCGCGATGGTGTGCCTGGCCGCGATGCTGGGGCAGCTCGTGCGCAGCCTCCTGCACAAGGCGCACTTCAACCTCATCGGCATCACCATGGCGGCGGCGTTTGTCGCCTCCGCGGCGTTTTTGGCGCTCGCGCGCGTGCTGCCTCTCGACGGGGTGGTCTCCCCCGGTTTCGTCGCCGCCGTCCTCTTTCTCATCCCGGGCTTTCCCCTGTTCACCTCATTTGTGGACCTGGCCCGATTCGACTTCACCGCCGGCATCCCGCGGCTGTTTTTCGCCTTGGAGATCATCGTGGTGATCATGCTGACGGTCTCAGTGGTGGCGATGCTCTCCGGCACCCCCGAGGCGCAGCCGCAGCCGGTGCCCAAATCCGCCGAGTTCTTGGCTGCGAGCGCGCTGGCGAGTTTTGTCAGTGTCGGCTGCTTCGCGCTGTTGTTCAACTCCTCCAAGCGCATGGCGCTGATCGCCGCCACACTCGGGATGGCGGCGAACGCGGTGCGCCTGACGCTGCTGGCCTACGGGTCAGTCTCCTACCTGGCGGCGTTCGCAGCGGCGCTGCTCATCGGTGTTGCTGGCGGTCTCCTCGGCCGCGTGGCCAAGGTCCCGCGCACCACCGTGACCATCCCGGCGGCGGTGGTGATGATCCCCGGGCCGGTGATCTACGCCGCGGTGCACAACTTCGCGGTCGGCGACATCGTCAACGCGCTGTCGAAATTCACAGAGGTGTCCTTCGTCGTGCTGTTCATCGCTGGCGGGCTGTCGGTGGCGCGAATGATCACCGACCCGACCTGGGCGTTTTTCCGCTACATCGACTTCGACCACGAGTTGGTCGGCGAGGAACGGCCGATCAACAACTAAGTGCGGATCACCGTGGTCGTCGTCGCGCGGTCGTGCATGCCGCGCCCGTCCGCGTCCACCAGCGCCGCCGGCAGCACGAAGCCCGTCAAAATGGTGCGCACCGCGGCGCGCCACAGCCCCACCGGCGCCTCCTTGTCCACGCGCGCGACCCCCATGCCGAGCGCCGCCATGCCTGGGGTGCGCGAAAACAGCCACCCGCAGATGATGCCCAGCACAATCCACAGCAGGTAAGTCAGGGTGTACCTGTCGCCCAGCGCGGAGGTGTTCTGCGTGATCAAAGACGCCGCCACGGCGCAGATCACCCAATCGATCAACACCCCGCCCATGCGGCGCAGCACCGACGCCTGCGAGCCCGGCCCCTCCTTGGGCATGCCGAGAAACTGCCCCGGGTACTCCGGAAGAGACTCCTCACCACTGAATTGGTTGGGGATTTCCGGGCCGTTGCGCCAGTCATGTCGTCGAGAAGCAGCCATGCTTACCGAGCGTAGCGGGACACGCGCGTAGACTTGTAACCGCTTATGTCAGACAACCTACGAGGAGTACCGCCCGTGGCCTTCGACAACATCGAAGATGTCAAAAAGTTCATCACCGACAAGGAGGTGGAATTCGTTGACGTGCGCTTCACCGACGTGCCGGGCATCGAACACCACTTCTCCATCCCCGCGTCGATGTTCGACGAAGATGCGATCGAAGAGGGCCTCGCATTCGACGGGTCCTCTATCCGCGGCTTCACCACCATTGAAGAATCCGACATGATCCTCATGCCGGACCTCGCCACCGCAAAGCTGGACCAGTTCCGCGGCTCCAAGACCCTGAACGTGAAGTTCTGCGTCAACGACCCGTTCACCCACGAGCCGTTCTCCCGCGATCCGCGCAACGTGGCTAAGAAGGCCGAGGAGTACCTCAAGTCCACCGGCATCGCCGATACCTGCTCCATCGGCGCCGAGGCGGAGTTCTACCTGTTCGACTCCATCCGCTACGAGGTCGAGGGCCACTCCGCCTTCTACGAAATCGACGCCGAAGAAGGCTGGTGGAACCGCGGCAACGAGGTCGAGGCCGACGGCTCGCCGAACCTGGGTTACAAGAACCGCTGGAAGGGCGGCTACTTCCCCGTCCCGCCGCACGACAAGACCGTCGAGGTGCGCGACGCGATGGTGCGCAACCTCGCCGCAGCCGGCTTCGACATCGAGCGTTTCCACCGCGAGGTGGGCAACGGCGGCCAGCAGGAGATCAACTACCGCTTCAACACCCTGCTGCACGCGGCCGACGACCTGCAGGACTTCAAGTACATCGTGAAAAACACCGCCACGCTGTACGACAAGGTGGTCACTTTCATGCCCAAGCCGCTCGCGGGCGACAACGGCTCCGGCATGCACGCCCACCAGTCGCTGTGGAAGGACGGCGAGCCGCTGTTCTACGACGAGTCCGGCTACGGCGGCCTGTCCGACATCGCCCGCTGGTACATCGGCGGCCTGCTCGAGCACGCCGGCGCGGTGCTGGCCTTTACCAACCCGACGCTGAACTCCTACCACCGCCTCGTGCCGGGCTTTGAGGCGCCGATCAACCTGGTGTACTCCCAGCGCAACCGCTCCGCGGCGATCCGCATCCCGATCACGGGCGCGAACCCGAAGGCCAAGCGCATCGAGTTCCGCGCGCCGGACCCGTCGGGCAACCCCTACCTCGGTTTCGCGGCAATGCTCATGGCCGGCATCGACGGCATCAAGAACCGTATCGAGCCGCACGCCCCGGTGGACAAGGACCTCTACGAGCTGCCGCCGGAAGAGGCTAAGGACATCCCGCAGGCGCCGACCTCGCTCGAGGCTGCGCTGCAGGCCCTCGAAGCCGACCACGACTTCCTCACCGAGGGCGACGTGTTCACCGAGGACCTCATCGAGACCTACATCAAGCTCAAGTACGACAACGAGATCACCCCAGTCCGCCTGCGCCCGACCCCGCAGGAATTCGAGATGTACTTCGACTGCTAGTCGCTTTTCGACGTCTCGCTTCGCCCCGCCCGCGCCCCGTTTTCAAGGGACGCGGGCGGGGCTTTTTGCACAGGTATGCATAACCTGACCTGCGGTAAGGCAGTACACACTTGCTTGCGGGGGTGGTTGTAACCCGCAATGATGAGCCCCATGACCGAACTGCTCAACCGCCCCAACGCCGACTGCCCCGCCGATTGCCCGGGAGTTGCGGACGCTGACGTGGTCACGCACGAGCCCGGCACCGGCGAGCGGCTCAACCGCCTGCGCGCCGCGGTGCTCGGCGCCAACGACGGCATCGTCTCCACCGCCGCGGTGGTCGTCGGCGTGGCGGGTGCGACCTCCGACCACACCACGATCGCGATGTCCGGCCTCGCGGCGGTGATCGGCGGCGCGGTGTCGATGGCGTTGGGCGAGTACGTCTCGGTGTCGTCGCAGCGCGACTCCGAGCGCGCCCTCGGCATCTCCGCGGACTTGCAGGTCAACCCGTGGTCTGCGGGTATCGCTTCGTTCCTGTCGTTCCTTCTGGGCGCGGCCCTGCCGTTCGCCACGGCGTTGCTGGCCCCGGTGGCGTGGCGCATCGCGGCCATTTTCGCGGTGACGCTGCTGGCCTTGGCGCTGACCGGGGCGCTGTCCGCGAAGCTCGGCGAGGCCCCGGTGGCGCGCTCCGTGACAAGGATCGTGGTGGGCGGCTCCCTCGCGCTGGCGGCGACGTTTGCCATCGGCTCGCTCTTCGGCGCGCAGGTGGGTTAGAAACACACCTCGCGCGCACAGTGACCTGCCCAACGAGAACTCGGTATTTTCGCAGCAAACTCGCAGGTCGCATCTCACAGGCGGAGTACTGGGCACCGCGTTGCCCCCGCGCAGCGCTGGGCCGGGCGGGCGATGTGCCCAAAAAGGGATTACCATGCGCGGAGTGACTGACAAGTTCCGCCAACTGCCACCGCCCGGCCCCGCGTGGGGCGGCAGCCTCATGGGCACCTCCATCGTCTCGCGATTGCTCGTCGAGATGGACCACGAGTTCGCCTCCGGCATCTTCGCCGCGATCGCGAGCGTGATCCTCGTCGTGCTCGTGTACGGCTTCGCCCGCTACCGCCACCCCAGCTTCCAGCGGACCACGATGGCGGAATGGTCGATGTTCTTCATCGGCATCCTCGCGCTCGGCGCGGCGCTGTCCGGCTTGACCGGGGCTGGCGTCTACCGTCTCATCGGCTTCTGGATCGGCGCCCCAGTCACCGCCGTCACCTGGGCCATCCAGCTGTCGCGCTTCGAGGGCGCACCGAAGTTCACCTGGGGCTTGCCGCTGGTCGGCCCGATGATTTCCGCGTCCGTGGCCGGCTGGCTCGCCCGCGACTACGGGCAGTTCTACCACGTGGTGGGCACCGTCTTCTTCCTGATGTCCCTGTTAACCGCAGTGCCGACTTTCGCCCGCGTGTACTGGGCTGCCTGGCACGGCAAGGTGGACCTGTCCGGCCCACTGTCTGCGACGGCGTGGGTGCCGCTCGGCGTGATTGGTCAGTCCACCACCGCCATGCAGATTCTCTACCCGGGGAAGTTCTCCATCTACTACGGGTATGTCGCACTTGTGCTGGCCATCCCCCTGGGCATTTGGGCCATGGTCAACTTCTACCCCAACGTGGCGCGCTGGGTGGACTACTCCCCCGCTTGGTGGGCCTGTACCTTCCCGCCCGGCACGGTGAGCATGGGCGGGCACCAGGTAGCGCTTGTCAACGGCTCGCACTGGCTCGACGTGGTGGCGCTGACCATCCCGATCCTTTTGATCGTGCACTGGTCGCTGTGCTCCGGCCGCTTTATCAGCTGGGTGCTGGAGGGCCGCCGCGAAGCCGCCCGCAACACGCCTGTGGTGCCTTCCCGGTAAAACGGCATGCTGTTTTTCCCGCCCTGTGTGGGGGCGGGTGTTGTGTGTTGGGTGGGTTAGGTGGGGTCGAAAAGCAGTTCCATGGCGCCGGGGGTGGTCATGGGCACGTGTGCGCCGTTGGGGGCGATCCATCGGATGCGCCCGTTCGGGTTGTTGATGTAGCCGAAGGCGCCAGCTTGGTTGTCGGCGTTGACGCCGTTGTGGAAGGGGCACAGTTCGGCGAGGTTGTCCATGTTGGTCATCCCGCCGTAGCGCCATGCTCTGATGTGGTGGGTCTGGGTGGTCTCGGCGGAGTGTTTGCAGTCGGGAAACGCGCACGCCGGGCAGCACAGCTTCGACATTGTTTTCTGTTTCGCGTTGGCGAAGCGCTGTGCTTTATACAGGTTGACCGGGCCATGCTGGGGGTGAAACGCGGCGACTTCGAGGACGTCGCCGAATTCGTGCTGCAGGTATTGCGCCCCGGTCATGGTGGTGCCGTCGGTGCAGGTGAGTGTGACCTCGTCGCCGGTGCCGGCGTGGATGCGTGCCCAGTTGGCGATCGGCACCAACACGATCGGGCGGAAGGTTGTCTGCGGGATGGTGTCGCCGTCGCGCAAAAGCTGCATCAGCGCGTCGGCGAGTTGGGCGGCGGCGGGGGCGGTGTTGTCGATCATGACGCGAAGCGTGTGTTCGACATCAGCGAGGTCGCGTTCGTTGTAGGTGAAAATCATGGTGCGCATCCCGGCCCGTGAGCGGGTGAACCGGCACGCGGCGGCTGGGGGCTTGACCGGTGGTTTGATCAACCGTGCGATGCGTTTGCTCAAGGTGCGAAAGGCCCCGCGGTGGCGCACCAAATCAAGGCGGATGCGCCAGCGCTCTGCCATATCGTCGACGGCGCGCAGCTTCTTCTCAATCAGGATGAGCTGGTCAATCGGCATGCCCTCAGCGAGCGTGAGGGCTTCGGCTTGTTTGCGGGTGTAGCGCGTCGGGCCGTAAAACGCTTCGTGCACCCGGGCTAAGTCGCGCACCCGACCCGGCGAGAGCCCGGCGGCCATTGCGACGTCGCGGTCGAAGTCGGCAAGCACCGCCACACTTGCGGAAACAAAGGACATAAAGTTCATGGTGTCTGAAGTCACGACATATTTGACGGGGTGTGCCTGCGGAAGGCGTTGTGATCCTTGACAGGTCAGTCGCGTCATAGTTGACACTTAGGGTTACCTCAGTCGTGTCGGTGACGTTTGACTGGTGAGTCGGGACATGTTTGACACTATGAACAGTCCTAACCGCAACATCGCCATCGTCAGAGCCGTCAGAGGCCAAGGCGGCACACCCACCAACGTCGCCAAACGATTCGGCATCTCGCGCCAACGCGTCCACCAAATCCTCAACGCCTACGACGCCGGCGGCGCCGAGGCAATCGCACCGAAATCACGCGCCCCGCACACCCACCCGCACGCCGTCCCGGAAGCACTACGCAACGACATCATCAGCATCCGCAAACAACTCACCCGACACGGACTCGACGCCGGGCCCGAAACCATTGCCTACCACCTCGAACAGGCCGGCAAACGCGCCCCCTCAACCTCAACGATCCGCCGCATCCTCACCAACGAGGGCTTGATCACCCCGCAGCCGCAAAAGAAGCCGAAAAGCTCCTACATCCGCTTCGAAGCCGCGATGCCCAACGAATGCTGGCAAGCCGACATCACCCACCTCTTCCT from Corynebacterium fournieri harbors:
- a CDS encoding TDT family transporter, translated to MGTSIVSRLLVEMDHEFASGIFAAIASVILVVLVYGFARYRHPSFQRTTMAEWSMFFIGILALGAALSGLTGAGVYRLIGFWIGAPVTAVTWAIQLSRFEGAPKFTWGLPLVGPMISASVAGWLARDYGQFYHVVGTVFFLMSLLTAVPTFARVYWAAWHGKVDLSGPLSATAWVPLGVIGQSTTAMQILYPGKFSIYYGYVALVLAIPLGIWAMVNFYPNVARWVDYSPAWWACTFPPGTVSMGGHQVALVNGSHWLDVVALTIPILLIVHWSLCSGRFISWVLEGRREAARNTPVVPSR
- a CDS encoding HNH endonuclease signature motif containing protein; the protein is MSFVSASVAVLADFDRDVAMAAGLSPGRVRDLARVHEAFYGPTRYTRKQAEALTLAEGMPIDQLILIEKKLRAVDDMAERWRIRLDLVRHRGAFRTLSKRIARLIKPPVKPPAAACRFTRSRAGMRTMIFTYNERDLADVEHTLRVMIDNTAPAAAQLADALMQLLRDGDTIPQTTFRPIVLVPIANWARIHAGTGDEVTLTCTDGTTMTGAQYLQHEFGDVLEVAAFHPQHGPVNLYKAQRFANAKQKTMSKLCCPACAFPDCKHSAETTQTHHIRAWRYGGMTNMDNLAELCPFHNGVNADNQAGAFGYINNPNGRIRWIAPNGAHVPMTTPGAMELLFDPT